In Apium graveolens cultivar Ventura chromosome 10, ASM990537v1, whole genome shotgun sequence, the following are encoded in one genomic region:
- the LOC141690951 gene encoding uncharacterized protein LOC141690951: MDVEAWIDHMEKIFRVLECSEVEKARFSTYRLEGDANTWWKSAVASHAPGYENTLTWQVFKTQFDQRYFPASIHGEYVREYQSITQRDDESVADFQVIFQRLAGYARSVAGSEAEKTIKFKWALKNSISNHIISNHYTSMDTLVDSARDQELHQADFLKKRDMQNQKREREEEFSDRRHGFQKNGGSLGGFKPND, encoded by the coding sequence ATGGATGTTGAAGCTTGGATAGATCACATGGAGAAAATTTTCAGGGTCCTAGAGTGTTCAGAGGTGGAAAAGGCTCGATTTTCTACTTATCGTCTTGAGGGGGATGCTAATACTTGGTGGAAGTCTGCGGTGGCCTCGCATGCACCCGGCTATGAAAATACTCTTACTTGGCAGGTATTCAAAACTCAGTTTGACCAGAGGTACTTTCCAGCCAGCATACATGGGGAATATGTAAGGGAGTATCAGAGTATTACTCAAAGGGATGATGAGTCGGTGGCAGACTTTCAAGTCATATTTCAGAGGTTAGCTGGTTATGCGAGATCTGTGGCTGGGTCAGAAGCGGAAAAAACCATAAAATTTAAGTGGGCATTGAAGAATTCCATCAGCAACCATATCATCTCTAACCACTACACATCCATGGACACCTTGGTTGACAGTGCCAGAGATCAAGAGCTTCATCAGGCTGACTTTCTCAAGAAACGAGACATGCAAAATCAGAAAAGAGAAAGGGAAGAGGAATTTTCCGATCGTCGGCATGGATTTCAGAAAAATGGTGGGTCTTTAGGTGGATTCAAACCAAATGATTAG